A window of Elusimicrobiota bacterium genomic DNA:
CTAAAACGATAGTGTTCATTTATATTGAACATTTTAATATGAAGAACTACACTTGTCAAGACCAGGTCAGGCCCAAACTGGGGGTCCAAACATTACGAGCCCGTACTATGACACGCTATGCCAATTTACTGTGCCAACGGAATCGCCTAAAATGGCCGTGTCCACGGTTTCGGCTTAAATTTTCTTATTGAAATACCCTCGCAGTAATCCCCATATTCGATCTGAAGAAATTCCGAGGCCTTTTGAGGCTAAAACCGTGAACCGACGGCAAGAAAAAGTTTAAAAAGCCGACTTTTCGCTCAATGACAAAAAATGAGATACTGACTTATCTGAAATCTTGGAGCAATCCGGCGGACTAAGTAAGACTGCTGGAAAATCCTTAAAACAGGGGTCATAATATGGGTATGGCAAAGCGAAAATTAGAACTGCCCCTATTGGTTGAAAAAGACGAAGACGGGCTTTATGTTGTTGAGTGTCCAGTGCTTTCCGGATGTTACACTCAGGGTAAAACCTTGGATGAAGCTTTGAAAAATATTCAAGAAGTCATAACGCTTTGCGCCGAAGAAGAAGAAAATCGTAA
This region includes:
- a CDS encoding type II toxin-antitoxin system HicB family antitoxin, with the translated sequence MGMAKRKLELPLLVEKDEDGLYVVECPVLSGCYTQGKTLDEALKNIQEVITLCAEEEENRKVLRDYHPQSFSFHTITSMVNV